Proteins co-encoded in one Cytobacillus sp. NJ13 genomic window:
- the tkt gene encoding transketolase produces MFNHTDELSISSIRTLSIDAIEKANSGHPGMPMGAAPMAYTLWTRFMNHNPKNPEWFNRDRFVLSAGHGSMLLYSLLHLSGYDVSMNDIKEFRQWGSKTPGHPEYGHTPGVDATTGPLGQGIAMAVGMAMAERHLAATYNKDNFNVVDHYTYSICGDGDLMEGVSAEAASLAGHLKLGRLVVLYDSNDISLDGDLDKSFSESVEQRFKSYGWQYIRVEDGNDLHEIAKAIEEAKQDESRPTMIEVKTVIGYGSPNKSGKSDVHGAPLGADELKLTKEAYKWTFEEDFHVPQEVYDHFKQQVVESGSKKQQEWEDLFAQYKEAHPELGKQLEQAINGELSEGWDKDIPVYEEGKSLASRASSGEVLNAIAQNLPSFFGGSADLAGSNKTMIKGTGDFTAESFDGRNIWFGVREFAMGAALNGMALHGGLKVFGGTFFVFSDYLRPAIRLAALMNLPVTYVFTHDSIAVGEDGPTHEPVEQLAALRAMPNLSVVRPADGNETASAWKTAIESTNKPTALVLTRQNLPTLKGTDSAAYEGVQKGAYVVSPASNSIADVLLLAAGSEVSLAVEAQKALEGEGIHASVVSMPAWDRFEAQSKEYKESVIPKTVKKRLAIEMGTSLGWHRYAGDEGDVLAIDTFGASAPGEKIMEEYGFTVENVVARVKALLQG; encoded by the coding sequence ATGTTTAATCACACAGATGAACTATCCATCAGTTCCATTCGTACTTTATCAATCGACGCCATTGAAAAGGCGAATTCCGGCCATCCGGGGATGCCGATGGGTGCAGCGCCAATGGCTTATACACTTTGGACACGCTTCATGAACCACAACCCGAAAAATCCAGAATGGTTCAACCGTGACCGTTTCGTCCTTTCTGCTGGACATGGCTCTATGCTTTTATACAGCCTTCTTCATCTTTCCGGCTATGATGTTTCCATGAATGACATTAAAGAGTTCAGACAGTGGGGAAGCAAGACGCCTGGCCACCCAGAATACGGCCATACTCCAGGTGTTGACGCAACAACAGGCCCATTAGGACAAGGTATTGCAATGGCTGTGGGTATGGCAATGGCTGAACGCCACCTGGCTGCGACATACAACAAAGACAACTTCAATGTTGTTGACCACTATACATACAGCATCTGCGGGGACGGAGACCTTATGGAAGGTGTTTCGGCTGAAGCTGCTTCCCTTGCCGGCCACTTAAAGCTTGGAAGACTGGTTGTTCTTTATGATTCAAATGATATCTCACTTGATGGAGACCTTGATAAGTCTTTCTCTGAAAGTGTTGAACAGCGCTTCAAGTCATACGGCTGGCAGTACATCCGTGTAGAAGACGGCAATGATCTTCACGAAATTGCAAAAGCAATTGAAGAAGCGAAACAAGATGAAAGCCGCCCGACGATGATCGAAGTGAAAACTGTCATCGGCTACGGTTCTCCAAACAAATCAGGCAAATCTGATGTTCACGGCGCTCCGCTAGGTGCTGACGAATTGAAATTAACGAAAGAAGCCTATAAGTGGACCTTCGAAGAAGATTTCCATGTTCCACAGGAAGTATATGATCACTTCAAGCAGCAGGTTGTGGAAAGCGGCTCTAAAAAGCAGCAGGAATGGGAAGACCTTTTTGCACAGTACAAAGAAGCACATCCTGAGTTAGGAAAACAGCTGGAGCAGGCAATCAATGGCGAGCTTTCTGAAGGCTGGGATAAAGACATTCCTGTTTATGAAGAAGGAAAGAGTCTTGCAAGTCGTGCTTCTTCCGGAGAAGTGCTAAATGCAATCGCACAGAACCTGCCTTCATTCTTTGGCGGATCTGCTGACCTTGCAGGCTCCAACAAAACAATGATCAAAGGTACAGGTGACTTTACGGCTGAGTCATTTGACGGCCGCAACATCTGGTTCGGTGTGCGTGAATTTGCAATGGGTGCTGCATTGAATGGAATGGCACTTCACGGCGGATTAAAAGTATTCGGCGGAACATTCTTCGTGTTCTCTGATTACCTGCGCCCGGCAATCCGTCTGGCTGCACTTATGAACCTGCCTGTTACGTATGTATTCACACATGACAGCATTGCTGTCGGTGAAGACGGCCCTACGCATGAGCCTGTAGAACAGCTTGCTGCATTGCGTGCAATGCCAAACCTATCTGTTGTCCGTCCTGCTGATGGAAATGAAACAGCATCTGCCTGGAAAACAGCAATCGAATCAACAAACAAGCCAACTGCATTAGTATTGACCCGTCAAAACCTTCCTACATTAAAAGGAACAGATTCAGCGGCTTACGAAGGCGTACAAAAAGGTGCTTATGTTGTTTCACCAGCTTCCAACAGCATTGCGGATGTATTATTGCTTGCTGCAGGATCTGAAGTCAGCCTGGCTGTTGAAGCACAAAAAGCGCTTGAAGGCGAAGGCATCCATGCATCAGTAGTCAGCATGCCTGCCTGGGACCGCTTCGAAGCACAATCAAAAGAGTATAAAGAAAGCGTAATTCCTAAGACAGTCAAGAAACGTCTTGCCATTGAAATGGGAACTTCACTTGGATGGCACCGTTATGCAGGTGACGAAGGCGATGTTCTTGCAATCGACACATTTGGCGCATCTGCACCAGGTGAGAAGATTATGGAAGAATACGGATTCACAGTTGAAAACGTTGTAGCACGCGTAAAAGCATTGCTGCAGGGATAA
- the sirA gene encoding sporulation inhibitor of replication protein SirA, translated as MRAYQLYLIEDEFASHYFGRERMFFQLFEEYERSSGEMKSILSKQIDFVTKPIPGLKVHQYIHQQLQRKKDFIIEKSAYYIEMSKRSRARLEVFERSLVLEAGGSYEAETVFFEVLRKSESSFLAVDLQHKRYGWLKPIKERKFV; from the coding sequence ATGAGAGCTTATCAATTGTATTTAATAGAAGATGAATTCGCGTCCCATTATTTTGGCAGAGAACGGATGTTTTTTCAGTTGTTTGAAGAGTATGAGCGTTCGTCAGGTGAAATGAAGTCTATTCTATCGAAGCAAATTGATTTTGTGACTAAGCCAATCCCGGGTTTGAAAGTGCATCAATACATCCATCAGCAGCTGCAGCGAAAAAAGGACTTTATTATAGAAAAAAGTGCATACTATATAGAGATGAGTAAAAGAAGCAGGGCGAGGCTTGAAGTGTTTGAACGGAGCCTGGTTTTAGAAGCGGGTGGCAGCTATGAGGCAGAGACGGTATTTTTCGAAGTGCTGCGAAAAAGCGAGTCTTCCTTCCTGGCTGTTGACCTCCAGCATAAGCGCTATGGGTGGCTAAAACCGATAAAAGAGAGAAAATTCGTCTAA
- a CDS encoding YneF family protein, whose amino-acid sequence MGMYILVGVLALLAGVALGFFIARKYMMSYLEKNPPINEQMLKMMMMQMGMKPSQKKINQMMNAMNKQSGK is encoded by the coding sequence ATGGGTATGTACATTCTAGTTGGTGTACTGGCGCTTCTTGCCGGTGTAGCACTAGGATTTTTCATTGCTCGAAAATATATGATGAGCTACCTGGAGAAAAATCCGCCAATTAACGAACAAATGCTTAAAATGATGATGATGCAAATGGGCATGAAGCCATCTCAAAAGAAAATCAACCAAATGATGAATGCCATGAACAAGCAGTCAGGCAAGTAA
- a CDS encoding MBL fold metallo-hydrolase — MNIQQIRNATLVVQYAGKKFLIDPFLAEKGTYPPFPNSLRQDQNNPLTELPVSIDEIIHNVDAVIVTHLHLDHFDDAAKEALPKDIKMFVQNEEDAAEVKNAGFNNIEVLHEDTFFGDIQLIKTKGEHGRGEILKLAGLVCGVVFKHHCEKTLYVAGDTVWYDAVQEVIETHNPEVIVVNGGDNQFLEGGSLVMGKEDIYAVSKAAPDAKIISVHMEAVNHWTLSKEELKSYSKDKGISHQVLVPEDGESYTF, encoded by the coding sequence ATGAATATACAGCAAATCCGTAACGCTACACTAGTTGTCCAATATGCAGGGAAAAAGTTTTTAATTGACCCTTTCTTAGCAGAAAAAGGGACTTACCCGCCTTTCCCGAATTCATTAAGGCAAGATCAAAACAATCCTTTAACGGAGTTGCCAGTCTCCATTGATGAGATCATTCATAATGTGGATGCCGTGATTGTTACCCACCTGCATTTAGACCACTTTGATGATGCAGCCAAAGAAGCATTGCCAAAGGACATTAAAATGTTTGTGCAAAATGAAGAAGATGCTGCTGAAGTGAAAAATGCAGGTTTTAATAATATTGAAGTCCTCCATGAAGATACATTTTTTGGAGATATCCAACTAATAAAAACAAAGGGCGAACATGGCAGGGGCGAAATTTTAAAACTGGCCGGTCTTGTTTGTGGAGTGGTCTTCAAACATCACTGTGAAAAAACACTTTATGTAGCAGGAGATACAGTTTGGTATGATGCTGTTCAGGAAGTCATTGAAACACACAATCCTGAAGTCATTGTAGTAAATGGCGGAGATAACCAGTTTCTTGAAGGCGGCTCGCTTGTTATGGGGAAAGAGGATATCTATGCAGTTTCCAAAGCTGCCCCAGATGCCAAGATTATTTCTGTCCATATGGAGGCGGTCAACCATTGGACACTCTCAAAAGAGGAATTAAAAAGCTACAGTAAAGACAAAGGAATCTCCCATCAAGTATTAGTGCCTGAAGATGGAGAATCCTACACCTTTTAA
- a CDS encoding ABC transporter transmembrane domain-containing protein, translating into MKVFLDLMWFFKQEKKAYVNGIILLLFVALLQLVPPKVVGIVVDSIKNGELTAKALLMWIGLLAVVALMMYVLRYYWRIMIFGSAVKLSKLLRNRLYQHFTNMSQSFYQKKRVGDLMAHATNDLQAIQQTAGAGVLTFVDSLATGGFVIIAMATTISWKLTLISLIPMPFMALLTSWYGTLLHKRFHKAQEAFSSLNDKTQESVSGIKVIKTFGQEKEDIEDFRRQSEDVVQKNISVARVDSLFDPTISIIVGISFFLSIAFGSRYVIAGELTIGQLVSFTTYLGLLIWPMLAFGWLFNIVERGRASYDRVSALLAEEIDIKDDETGINEVPSGDIAYKIEEFAYPGEQKALLKDIHFRLERGETLGIAGKTGAGKTTLLKLLIREFEGYKGEIIFAGHPINRYKIEKLREAIGYVPQEHFLFSATVAENIAFTRPDADLEDIYAAAKLANIHEDILDFTDGYKTVVGERGVSLSGGQKQRISIARAILMKPEVLILDDSLSAVDAKTEEAILASLRGERAGKTTIITAHRLSAIQHANLILVMDEGKIVQQGSHEELMAEEGWYKNMYLRQQLEELVEHGG; encoded by the coding sequence ATGAAGGTTTTTTTGGATTTGATGTGGTTTTTTAAACAGGAGAAAAAAGCTTATGTAAACGGGATCATTCTGCTGTTATTTGTGGCTCTGCTTCAGCTGGTCCCGCCCAAGGTTGTCGGCATTGTGGTCGATTCGATTAAAAATGGCGAGCTGACTGCAAAAGCATTATTAATGTGGATTGGACTTCTTGCTGTTGTTGCCCTCATGATGTATGTGCTCCGCTATTATTGGAGAATTATGATTTTCGGTTCGGCCGTTAAGCTGTCCAAACTCCTGCGCAACAGGCTTTATCAGCATTTTACGAATATGTCACAGTCCTTCTACCAGAAAAAGCGGGTGGGGGATTTAATGGCCCATGCGACAAATGATCTGCAGGCGATTCAGCAGACAGCAGGCGCCGGGGTCCTCACATTTGTCGATTCACTGGCGACAGGCGGTTTCGTTATCATCGCCATGGCGACAACAATCAGCTGGAAGCTTACATTGATCAGTCTGATTCCAATGCCGTTCATGGCACTTTTGACAAGCTGGTATGGAACACTTCTTCATAAACGGTTCCACAAAGCACAGGAGGCTTTTTCTTCACTGAATGACAAAACTCAGGAAAGTGTTTCAGGAATTAAAGTCATTAAAACATTCGGCCAGGAAAAAGAAGATATTGAAGATTTCCGAAGGCAGTCAGAAGATGTAGTGCAAAAAAACATTTCTGTTGCACGGGTTGATTCTTTGTTTGATCCGACGATCAGCATTATTGTAGGGATCTCTTTCTTCCTTTCTATTGCATTTGGATCAAGATATGTTATTGCAGGAGAGCTGACAATCGGGCAGCTGGTTTCATTTACTACCTATCTTGGTCTCCTGATTTGGCCGATGCTCGCATTTGGCTGGCTGTTCAATATTGTCGAGAGAGGCCGCGCCTCCTATGATCGAGTCTCTGCGCTTCTTGCAGAAGAAATCGATATTAAGGATGATGAGACTGGCATTAATGAAGTTCCGAGCGGTGATATTGCGTACAAGATTGAGGAGTTCGCCTATCCGGGTGAACAGAAAGCGCTGCTTAAGGATATTCATTTTAGACTGGAAAGAGGAGAGACTCTCGGCATAGCAGGTAAAACGGGTGCTGGCAAAACCACACTGCTGAAGCTATTGATCCGTGAGTTTGAAGGCTATAAAGGGGAAATAATTTTTGCCGGACATCCAATAAATCGCTATAAAATCGAAAAACTGAGGGAAGCGATTGGCTATGTCCCGCAGGAGCACTTCCTGTTCTCGGCCACCGTTGCGGAAAATATCGCTTTCACTAGGCCAGATGCAGACCTTGAAGATATTTATGCGGCAGCGAAACTGGCCAATATCCATGAAGATATTCTCGATTTCACAGATGGATATAAAACCGTTGTTGGAGAAAGAGGGGTCTCGCTATCCGGAGGACAGAAGCAGCGTATTTCCATTGCACGAGCCATTCTGATGAAACCGGAAGTATTGATTTTGGATGACTCCCTTTCTGCCGTTGATGCGAAAACAGAGGAAGCGATTCTCGCTTCATTGCGTGGTGAGCGGGCAGGCAAGACAACGATCATAACCGCTCACAGGCTGAGCGCCATTCAGCATGCGAATCTCATATTGGTGATGGATGAAGGGAAAATTGTTCAGCAGGGATCACATGAGGAACTGATGGCTGAAGAAGGCTGGTATAAGAATATGTATCTGCGTCAGCAGCTGGAAGAGCTTGTGGAGCATGGGGGATAA
- a CDS encoding ABC transporter transmembrane domain-containing protein — translation MEKTPIMKGKEQRKVLFRLLSNTKPHKKTIILAFSLLLLTTIGDILGPILVKIFIDDYLTPRNLVFEPLFALGAAYLGIQIMNVLVSYFQLLKFQEIALKIIQQLRVDVFSKVQSLGLRYFDKTPAGSIVSRVTNDTEAIKDMFVSVLVTFIQGAFLLTGIFVAMFILNVKLALFCLVILPILFIIIRTYRKYSSVFYKDLRERLSQLNAKLSESLQGMSIIQVFRQEKRLRKEFGDINEQHYQAGMRNIKMDGLLLRPAIDLVYVLALIIVLSFFGISSFNSPIEIGVLYAFVSYLDRFFEPVNQIMMRLSMYQQAIIAASRAFALLDEKELAPAQEDNLSDGIMEGEIEFRNLSFSYDGKRDVLKNITFTAKPGETVALVGHTGSGKSSIINLMMRFYEYERGDIFIDGKSIKSYSAEELRTKMGLVLQDPFLFFGTIKDNIRLHNKKMTVEEIKAAAQFVQAHTFIDKLEDGYEHAVVERGSTFSSGQRQLIAFARTIAANPKILVLDEATANIDTETEEAIQTALGKMRKGRTTIAIAHRLSTIQDAELILVLHQGEIVERGTHQELLAKRGLYHKMYLLQNGSAEKVEDAVG, via the coding sequence ATGGAAAAGACACCGATTATGAAGGGAAAAGAGCAGCGGAAGGTCCTTTTCCGGCTGCTTTCCAATACAAAACCGCATAAGAAAACAATTATACTTGCCTTCAGTCTGCTTCTGTTAACGACGATTGGAGACATCCTAGGGCCGATTCTTGTCAAAATTTTTATTGATGATTATTTAACACCAAGGAACCTGGTTTTCGAGCCGTTATTTGCCCTTGGTGCAGCCTATCTGGGCATTCAAATTATGAATGTGCTGGTATCCTATTTTCAGCTGCTGAAATTTCAGGAAATTGCGCTTAAAATCATTCAGCAGCTGCGTGTGGATGTCTTTTCAAAAGTTCAGTCACTGGGCTTGAGATACTTTGATAAAACGCCTGCCGGAAGCATTGTATCAAGGGTTACCAATGATACAGAGGCAATTAAAGATATGTTTGTCAGTGTACTGGTTACCTTCATTCAGGGAGCCTTCCTGCTGACAGGGATCTTTGTGGCGATGTTTATCCTGAATGTGAAGCTGGCCCTATTCTGCCTGGTGATTCTCCCGATTCTTTTTATTATCATTCGCACGTACCGTAAATACAGTTCGGTATTTTATAAGGACTTAAGGGAAAGGCTGAGCCAGCTGAATGCAAAGCTGAGTGAATCACTGCAGGGAATGTCCATCATCCAGGTATTCAGGCAGGAAAAAAGGCTGCGGAAGGAATTTGGCGATATCAATGAGCAGCATTACCAAGCAGGTATGCGCAATATCAAAATGGATGGTCTGCTGTTAAGGCCGGCCATTGACCTTGTGTATGTTCTGGCACTTATTATTGTATTGAGCTTCTTTGGTATTTCTTCCTTTAACAGTCCGATCGAAATCGGTGTGCTGTATGCCTTTGTCAGCTATCTGGACCGCTTCTTTGAGCCTGTGAATCAGATCATGATGAGGCTTTCTATGTATCAGCAGGCAATCATTGCGGCTTCAAGAGCGTTTGCGCTGCTGGACGAAAAGGAACTTGCTCCGGCACAGGAGGATAACCTGTCTGATGGAATTATGGAGGGAGAGATTGAGTTCAGGAACCTCAGCTTCTCCTATGACGGCAAACGGGATGTATTGAAAAATATTACTTTTACAGCCAAGCCGGGTGAAACAGTTGCCCTGGTTGGCCATACCGGCAGCGGCAAGAGCTCAATCATTAATTTAATGATGCGATTCTATGAATATGAGCGCGGCGATATTTTCATTGACGGAAAAAGCATTAAGTCTTATTCAGCTGAAGAATTGCGCACGAAGATGGGGCTAGTCCTTCAGGATCCTTTCCTATTTTTCGGGACGATTAAGGATAACATCAGACTTCATAATAAGAAAATGACAGTTGAAGAGATTAAAGCTGCCGCTCAGTTTGTTCAGGCCCATACATTCATAGATAAGCTGGAAGACGGATATGAGCATGCGGTGGTTGAGCGCGGATCGACTTTCTCGAGCGGGCAAAGACAGCTTATTGCATTTGCAAGAACAATTGCTGCCAATCCGAAAATTCTTGTCCTGGATGAAGCAACAGCCAATATTGATACAGAAACAGAGGAAGCGATACAAACCGCACTGGGAAAAATGCGGAAGGGCCGCACGACAATTGCGATTGCTCATCGATTGTCTACGATACAGGATGCAGAACTGATTCTCGTTCTTCATCAAGGGGAAATAGTAGAAAGAGGAACGCATCAGGAATTGCTTGCAAAGCGCGGCTTGTATCATAAAATGTATCTGCTTCAGAACGGGTCCGCTGAGAAAGTGGAAGATGCAGTAGGTTAA
- a CDS encoding DUF6376 family protein codes for MKKVFLIGLLTVSMLLSGCSVLGEVNNSIDYVNEATDHINTLSDFAEEAPQMIQDAAADPALKQELEDRLTTLKQEVEDFIALQDIPTIAEDVHQELVTQNKALLAEINKVLENGNLALDQLENSELFTTINEATSLINRIEALGQ; via the coding sequence ATGAAAAAAGTATTTCTAATAGGGCTCCTTACCGTTTCTATGTTATTAAGCGGCTGTTCCGTTCTGGGAGAAGTGAATAATTCCATTGACTATGTTAATGAAGCGACTGATCATATCAATACGTTAAGCGACTTTGCTGAAGAGGCTCCGCAAATGATTCAGGATGCGGCAGCGGATCCGGCATTAAAGCAGGAACTTGAAGACCGTTTGACGACACTTAAGCAGGAAGTTGAAGATTTTATCGCCCTTCAAGATATCCCGACGATTGCAGAAGATGTTCATCAGGAGCTGGTGACCCAGAATAAAGCGCTTCTGGCTGAGATCAATAAAGTATTGGAGAACGGCAACCTGGCACTGGATCAGCTGGAGAACTCTGAGCTGTTCACTACCATTAATGAGGCAACAAGCCTGATAAACCGCATAGAAGCATTAGGCCAATAA